From a region of the Geothrix sp. 21YS21S-2 genome:
- a CDS encoding vanadium-dependent haloperoxidase, which produces MRTALLTLLVLGSPAMRADEVTEANARTCAILAARTPPGPSRRVLAITQVAVHEAVNAATGTYKDTRLRLAPSPGASPAAAVAAATRGTLLALVPLEKPAIEAWYAEALARVPGGTARTEGIALGERAAAGVLALKADDGASVPETYRPRTAPGVYVPTVTPAFSQWPGRKPWHLEAAAQFRPGPPPALASATWARDLNESRTLGGRASRERTPEQTAIGKFWEDNTPGIYFGVLRSVAEAPGRELAANARWFAFAATALDDATIAVFDAKYAYLFWRPLTAIRNADQDGNEATERDPGWAPLIDTPMHPEYPCAHCINAAAFAEVLEAGLSGSGVVKLSATSLTAPGVVRSWSSTSAMVEEVANARVWSGVHFRNSTQVGEAMGHKVGRLVAAAMVAGAR; this is translated from the coding sequence ATGAGAACTGCCCTGCTCACCCTCCTGGTCCTCGGGTCCCCTGCCATGCGCGCGGACGAGGTGACCGAGGCCAATGCGCGGACCTGCGCCATCCTCGCGGCCCGGACGCCGCCGGGCCCCTCCCGCAGAGTGCTGGCCATCACGCAGGTCGCCGTCCATGAAGCCGTGAACGCGGCGACCGGAACCTACAAGGACACCCGGCTGCGGCTGGCGCCCTCACCGGGGGCCTCTCCGGCCGCGGCGGTGGCCGCGGCGACCCGGGGCACGCTCCTCGCGCTCGTGCCGCTCGAGAAGCCGGCCATCGAAGCCTGGTACGCGGAGGCGCTCGCCCGGGTCCCCGGGGGGACCGCCAGGACCGAAGGGATTGCCCTGGGCGAGCGGGCCGCGGCCGGCGTCCTGGCCCTGAAGGCCGACGACGGCGCGTCCGTGCCGGAGACCTACCGGCCCCGCACGGCCCCGGGCGTCTACGTGCCCACCGTGACCCCCGCGTTTTCCCAGTGGCCGGGCCGCAAGCCCTGGCACCTGGAGGCGGCCGCCCAGTTCCGGCCCGGCCCTCCCCCGGCCCTCGCCAGCGCCACCTGGGCCCGTGACCTGAACGAATCCAGGACCCTGGGCGGCAGGGCCAGCCGGGAGCGGACCCCGGAGCAGACCGCCATCGGAAAATTCTGGGAGGACAACACCCCGGGAATCTATTTCGGCGTCCTGCGCTCCGTGGCCGAGGCCCCGGGGCGGGAGCTGGCCGCCAATGCGCGGTGGTTCGCCTTCGCGGCGACCGCGCTGGACGACGCCACCATCGCCGTGTTCGACGCGAAGTACGCCTACCTCTTCTGGCGCCCCCTCACCGCCATCCGCAACGCGGACCAGGACGGGAACGAGGCGACGGAGCGGGATCCCGGCTGGGCGCCCCTCATCGATACGCCCATGCACCCGGAATACCCTTGCGCCCACTGCATCAACGCCGCAGCCTTCGCCGAGGTGCTGGAGGCGGGCCTGTCCGGGAGCGGAGTGGTGAAGCTCTCCGCCACCAGCCTCACCGCGCCCGGGGTAGTCCGCTCGTGGAGCAGCACGTCCGCGATGGTCGAAGAGGTGGCCAACGCCAGGGTCTGGTCCGGCGTCCACTTCCGGAATTCCACCCAGGTGGGGGAGGCCATGGGCCACAAGGTCGGCCGGCTGGTGGCCGCGGCCATGGTGGCTGGGGCCAGGTAG
- a CDS encoding ATP-binding protein produces the protein MGSSPTETRRPLDPGALGWTPLLDALPQGVILVDDAGICIEANPAASRILGVDRRLLLSRPLPGVLDGTGALEWPGPDGASRWLGVSAESGAGCGTLVVLQDITEARAQKASLERMTRLYAALSQVNQAIVWSPTREGLLARICEVMVDFGAFTMAWIGWDDPLTREVAVVASHGDTTGYLEGLVVRSDDTPLGYGGTGTAVRTGRTCVINDFLGSALSGPWHGAALRAGFKAYAAFPIRLGGVVRGALTVYAPERDLFGVHEVALMEEAAGDISFALDHLALEERRLEAEASLRDSRARMQRAESVAAFGNWELNLADGFMRASRGAHLIYGLEGDDLALAEVQARVLPGFRPVLDAALGDLVERGVPYNVEFVIQRACDGEEREVHSLAEYDPARRVVFGVLHDITDRKRAERENAHLHAQLLQSQKMESLGLLAGGVAHDMNNVLGAVLGLASAHLTLEPEGSPARKAFGTIQEAATRGGNLVKSLLNFARKSPAERRALDLNALLLEEARLLERTTLAKVRLDLDLAPDLRTVNGDGGALAHAIMNLCVNAVDAMPEGGTLALRTRNVGEDLAEVQVEDSGCGMAPEVLARALDPFFTTKDVGKGTGLGLSMVYSTVRAHHGKLDIDSAPGRGTRISLLLPGVRRELPVQAPPAPGPEPAGRVLAALVVDDDELVLTSTRLLLEVQGHAVATAACGEDALILLERGLQVDVVILDMNMPGLGGRGTLPRLRALRPEVPVLLATGRADQEALDVAAGHAGVSLLPKPFGLVDLRERLRAIG, from the coding sequence TTGGGAAGCTCCCCGACGGAGACGCGAAGGCCATTGGATCCCGGGGCCCTGGGATGGACGCCGCTTCTCGACGCGCTGCCCCAGGGGGTGATCCTGGTGGACGACGCCGGCATCTGCATCGAGGCGAACCCGGCGGCGTCGCGGATCCTGGGCGTGGACCGGCGCCTCCTGCTGTCCCGGCCCCTGCCCGGAGTCCTCGACGGGACGGGCGCCCTGGAGTGGCCGGGACCTGACGGCGCCTCCCGCTGGCTGGGGGTGTCCGCGGAATCCGGCGCCGGTTGCGGGACGCTGGTGGTCCTCCAGGACATCACGGAGGCCCGCGCGCAGAAGGCGAGCCTCGAGCGGATGACCCGGCTGTACGCCGCCCTCAGCCAGGTGAACCAGGCCATCGTGTGGTCCCCCACCCGGGAGGGCCTGCTGGCCAGGATCTGCGAAGTGATGGTGGACTTCGGGGCGTTCACCATGGCCTGGATCGGCTGGGACGACCCGCTCACCCGCGAAGTGGCGGTCGTGGCCAGCCATGGGGACACGACGGGCTACCTGGAGGGGCTGGTGGTCCGAAGCGACGACACGCCCCTTGGATACGGGGGAACGGGGACGGCGGTACGCACCGGGCGCACCTGCGTGATCAACGATTTCCTCGGCTCGGCCCTCTCGGGCCCGTGGCATGGGGCCGCCCTCCGCGCCGGTTTCAAGGCCTATGCCGCCTTCCCCATCCGCTTGGGGGGGGTGGTCCGCGGGGCCCTCACCGTCTACGCGCCCGAGCGGGACCTTTTCGGCGTCCACGAGGTGGCCCTGATGGAGGAGGCCGCGGGGGACATCTCCTTCGCCCTCGACCATCTGGCGTTGGAGGAGCGCCGCCTGGAAGCCGAGGCCTCCCTCCGGGACAGCCGCGCGCGGATGCAGCGGGCCGAGAGCGTCGCCGCCTTCGGGAACTGGGAGCTGAACCTGGCCGACGGCTTCATGCGCGCATCCAGGGGCGCCCACCTGATCTACGGCCTCGAGGGGGACGACCTGGCCCTGGCCGAGGTGCAGGCCCGGGTGCTGCCCGGGTTCCGGCCCGTGCTCGACGCCGCCCTGGGGGACCTGGTCGAGCGGGGCGTCCCCTACAACGTCGAGTTCGTCATCCAACGGGCCTGCGACGGCGAGGAGCGCGAGGTCCATTCCCTGGCCGAATACGATCCGGCCAGGCGCGTCGTCTTCGGGGTGCTCCACGACATCACCGACCGCAAGCGCGCCGAGCGGGAGAACGCCCACCTCCACGCCCAGCTCCTCCAGTCCCAGAAGATGGAGAGCCTGGGCCTCCTCGCGGGCGGCGTGGCCCACGACATGAACAACGTGCTGGGGGCGGTGCTGGGGCTGGCCTCGGCCCACCTGACCCTGGAGCCCGAGGGCAGTCCGGCCCGCAAGGCCTTCGGGACCATCCAGGAGGCCGCCACCCGCGGCGGGAACCTGGTCAAGAGCCTTCTGAACTTCGCGCGCAAGAGCCCCGCCGAACGGCGGGCCCTGGACCTGAACGCCCTCCTGCTGGAGGAGGCCCGCCTCCTGGAGCGCACCACCCTGGCCAAGGTCCGCCTGGACCTGGACCTCGCGCCGGACCTGCGCACCGTCAACGGCGACGGCGGCGCCCTGGCCCACGCCATCATGAATCTCTGCGTGAACGCGGTGGACGCCATGCCCGAGGGCGGGACCCTCGCCCTCCGGACCCGCAACGTGGGCGAGGACCTGGCGGAAGTGCAGGTGGAGGACTCGGGCTGCGGGATGGCCCCCGAGGTCCTGGCGCGGGCCCTGGATCCCTTCTTCACGACCAAGGACGTCGGCAAGGGCACGGGCCTGGGCCTGTCCATGGTCTACTCCACCGTCAGGGCCCACCACGGGAAGCTGGACATCGACAGCGCGCCCGGGCGGGGAACGCGGATCAGCCTCCTCCTGCCCGGCGTCCGCCGGGAACTCCCCGTGCAGGCCCCGCCCGCCCCGGGCCCGGAGCCGGCTGGAAGGGTCCTGGCCGCGCTGGTGGTGGATGACGACGAACTGGTCCTCACCTCCACGCGCCTGCTGCTGGAGGTGCAGGGCCACGCCGTGGCGACCGCCGCCTGCGGGGAGGACGCCCTGATCCTGCTGGAGCGGGGCCTCCAGGTCGATGTGGTGATCCTGGACATGAACATGCCCGGCCTGGGGGGGCGGGGCACCCTGCCGCGCCTCCGGGCCCTGCGCCCGGAGGTCCCCGTCCTCCTCGCCACCGGCCGAGCCGACCAGGAGGCCCTGGACGTGGCGGCGGGCCACGCCGGGGTATCCCTCCTGCCCAAACCGTTCGGCCTCGTGGATCTCCGGGAGCGGCTACGGGCGATCGGCTAG
- a CDS encoding DUF2461 domain-containing protein — MANPWFTPAFFRFLTELRENNTREWFQDNRSRYEEDVRDPLLAFILAFGEPLSGVSRHFLADPRPSGGSMFRIFRDTRFSRDKSPYKTNVGAQFRHGACSRDVHSPGFYLHLEPGGCFASAGLWRPDAAALKAVRDRIVGHPREWKAIRGAGVEVLGESLVRVPQGFDAAHPLAEDLKLKDFYTHQPLTQKEICAGDFLEAYTEICRRNAPLQKFLAKALGLPW; from the coding sequence ATGGCGAATCCGTGGTTCACGCCGGCCTTCTTCCGGTTCCTGACGGAGCTGCGGGAGAACAACACGCGGGAATGGTTCCAGGACAACCGGTCCCGGTACGAGGAGGACGTGCGCGACCCCCTCCTCGCCTTCATCCTGGCCTTCGGCGAGCCCCTCTCGGGCGTCAGCCGCCACTTCCTCGCCGACCCCAGGCCCAGCGGCGGCTCCATGTTCCGCATCTTCCGGGACACGCGCTTCTCCCGGGACAAGTCCCCCTACAAGACCAACGTCGGCGCCCAGTTCCGCCACGGCGCCTGCTCCAGGGACGTGCACTCGCCCGGGTTCTACCTGCACCTGGAGCCCGGCGGCTGCTTCGCCAGCGCGGGCCTGTGGCGTCCCGACGCGGCGGCCCTGAAGGCCGTGCGGGACCGCATCGTCGGCCACCCCCGGGAATGGAAGGCCATCCGCGGGGCCGGCGTGGAGGTCCTGGGGGAGTCCCTGGTGCGCGTGCCCCAGGGCTTCGACGCGGCCCACCCCCTGGCGGAGGACCTGAAGCTCAAGGACTTCTACACCCACCAGCCCCTGACGCAGAAGGAGATATGCGCCGGGGACTTCCTGGAGGCCTACACGGAGATCTGCCGCCGGAACGCCCCGCTGCAGAAGTTCCTGGCCAAGGCGCTGGGGCTGCCCTGGTAG
- the pgi gene encoding glucose-6-phosphate isomerase: MTPLTQSPAWKALQSHHQEIRGLHLRSLFAQDPGRGEAMACEAAGLYLDYSKNRATAATLGLLTALARERGLAERIAAMFRGDRINITENRAVLHVALRAPRGAVIEVDGRNVVPEVHAVLDRCAAFADGIRSGSRKGFTGEAIRTVVNIGIGGSDLGPAMAYEALRAYSARDLQFRFVSNVDATDFTEAVRDLDPRTTLFVISSKTFTTQETMANAASARAWCLETLKDEAAIASHFVAVSTDAARVSAFGIDTANMFGFWDWVGGRYSMDSAIGLSTMIAIGPGRFREFLDGFHAMDEHFRTAPFERNLPVIMGLLGVWYADFFGAGTVAVLPYDHYLRRFPAYLQQLVMESNGKSVTLGGAKVDHATSPVYWGEPGTNGQHSFYQLIHQGTHLIPCDFIAFATSLNPLGGHHAMLLSNVLAQTEALAFGKTAEAVAGEGTPAWLVPHRTFEGNRPSNVLLAPRLTPAVLGSLVALYEHVVFTQGAIWDLNSFDQWGVELGKELSRRILPELEAREEPLLAHDSSTNALIRRLRDAAQS; this comes from the coding sequence ATGACTCCGCTCACCCAATCCCCAGCCTGGAAGGCGCTCCAAAGTCACCACCAGGAGATCCGGGGCCTCCACCTGCGCAGCCTCTTCGCCCAGGATCCGGGCCGCGGCGAGGCCATGGCCTGCGAGGCCGCGGGGCTGTACCTGGACTACTCCAAGAACCGGGCCACGGCCGCGACCCTGGGCCTGCTCACGGCCCTGGCCAGGGAGCGGGGGCTGGCCGAACGCATCGCGGCCATGTTCCGGGGGGACCGCATCAACATCACCGAGAACCGCGCCGTCCTCCACGTGGCCCTGCGGGCCCCCAGGGGAGCCGTGATCGAGGTGGACGGCCGCAACGTCGTCCCGGAGGTCCACGCGGTCCTGGACCGTTGTGCCGCCTTCGCCGACGGCATCCGCTCGGGCTCCCGGAAGGGCTTCACGGGCGAGGCCATCCGCACGGTGGTCAACATCGGCATCGGCGGCTCCGACCTGGGCCCGGCCATGGCCTACGAGGCCCTGCGCGCATACTCCGCGCGCGACCTGCAGTTCCGGTTCGTCTCCAACGTGGACGCCACCGACTTCACCGAGGCGGTGAGGGACCTGGACCCCCGCACCACCCTCTTCGTGATCTCCAGCAAGACCTTCACGACCCAGGAGACCATGGCCAACGCCGCCAGCGCCCGGGCCTGGTGCCTGGAGACCCTGAAGGACGAGGCGGCCATCGCCAGCCACTTCGTCGCCGTCTCCACGGACGCCGCCAGGGTCTCGGCCTTCGGCATCGACACCGCCAACATGTTCGGGTTCTGGGACTGGGTCGGGGGCCGCTACTCCATGGACTCCGCCATCGGGCTCTCCACCATGATCGCCATCGGCCCCGGGCGGTTCCGGGAGTTCCTGGACGGCTTCCACGCCATGGACGAGCACTTCCGCACCGCCCCCTTCGAGCGGAACCTGCCGGTCATCATGGGCCTGCTGGGGGTCTGGTACGCCGACTTCTTCGGGGCCGGGACCGTCGCCGTGCTCCCCTACGACCACTACCTGCGGCGCTTCCCGGCCTACCTCCAGCAGCTGGTCATGGAGAGCAACGGCAAGTCCGTCACCCTGGGCGGCGCGAAGGTGGACCACGCCACCAGCCCCGTGTACTGGGGCGAACCCGGCACCAACGGCCAGCACTCCTTCTACCAGCTCATCCACCAGGGCACCCACCTGATTCCCTGCGACTTCATCGCCTTCGCGACCTCCCTCAACCCGCTGGGCGGCCACCACGCGATGCTGCTCAGCAACGTCCTCGCCCAGACCGAGGCCCTGGCCTTCGGCAAGACCGCCGAAGCCGTGGCCGGGGAAGGCACCCCCGCCTGGCTCGTGCCCCACCGGACCTTCGAAGGCAACCGCCCCTCCAACGTCCTCCTGGCCCCGCGCCTCACACCGGCGGTCCTGGGCAGCCTCGTGGCGCTGTACGAGCACGTGGTCTTCACCCAGGGCGCCATCTGGGACCTGAACTCCTTCGACCAGTGGGGGGTGGAGCTGGGCAAGGAGCTCTCCCGCAGGATCCTCCCCGAGCTGGAGGCCCGGGAGGAGCCCCTCCTGGCCCACGACAGCTCCACCAACGCGCTGATCCGCAGGCTGAGGGACGCAGCCCAATCCTGA
- a CDS encoding CBS domain-containing protein, which produces MTDMKRILDAKGYTFFFISAEAKVADAVRLLEQKKVGFLLVMDGERMEGVFSERDVVKLMARKGPGALDLKVEEVMTTSVYHVGIRTSVDEVMGLMSEKGIRHVPVMDGKMVVGVVSIRDVVAEVVADREITIKGLENYIVGTDFRT; this is translated from the coding sequence ATGACGGACATGAAGCGCATCCTGGACGCGAAGGGCTACACCTTCTTCTTCATATCGGCCGAGGCCAAGGTCGCCGACGCCGTGCGCCTCCTGGAGCAGAAGAAGGTGGGCTTCCTGCTGGTGATGGACGGCGAGCGCATGGAAGGCGTCTTCTCCGAGCGCGACGTGGTCAAGCTCATGGCCCGCAAGGGCCCCGGCGCCCTGGACCTGAAGGTGGAGGAGGTGATGACCACCTCCGTCTACCACGTCGGCATCCGGACGTCCGTGGACGAGGTCATGGGCCTCATGAGCGAGAAGGGCATCCGCCACGTGCCGGTGATGGACGGCAAGATGGTGGTGGGCGTGGTCTCGATCCGCGACGTGGTGGCCGAGGTCGTGGCGGACCGGGAGATCACCATCAAGGGGCTGGAGAACTACATCGTCGGGACGGATTTCCGGACCTAG
- the nadE gene encoding NAD(+) synthase: MRIALLQLNSRLGDPEANGRALEDAYREALSLGADLVLSAEMAVGGYLAEDRLWEAGLRRAVTRESERLAGLSGAVPLVFGTCSPSPTGRLWNELWWCEEGRVRTVARKRILPAYDVFDESRYFEADHGRQALVAYRGEQVGLSVCEDLWANAELAPGPIRYAFDPIADLAEQGATLILNASASPGHLGSFLPPGRTAPWAAPSKLALRKRLLQGHASRHGLPIAYASRVGSESWLTFDGGSGLVLPDGTWQRDEFFKEGVVMTDTSVPGSPWPAEPSEEAWLRRALGTGLRENMDKQGLEAAVVGLSGGIDSSVVAAMAAGSLGPERVLGIALPTSYTSQESLSLAREQARVLGIPFLELDAGLPFTGAAKALEAAFPDRQFGLTDENFQSRCRGMLLMGATSEPAVHRLLGTTRVAVLNTGNKSEAATGYFTLYGDGIGAFGILGDCLKARVFALARDLGDAIPAGILNRRPTAELRPDQTDEASLMPYAQLDAILGILLEARREEELVFEDLACVLDGPALDQARAALPRVFALLRNSEFKRRQLPFSLKVSPWAFGRGRRIPLTAK; encoded by the coding sequence ATGCGCATCGCCCTCCTCCAGCTCAACTCCCGCCTGGGCGACCCGGAAGCCAACGGCCGCGCCCTGGAGGACGCCTACCGGGAGGCCCTGTCCCTGGGGGCCGACCTCGTCCTCTCGGCCGAGATGGCCGTGGGCGGCTACCTGGCCGAGGACCGCCTGTGGGAGGCCGGGCTGCGCCGGGCCGTGACCCGGGAATCGGAGCGCCTGGCCGGGCTCTCCGGGGCCGTGCCCCTGGTGTTCGGCACCTGCAGCCCGTCGCCCACGGGCCGGCTCTGGAACGAGCTGTGGTGGTGCGAGGAGGGCCGGGTGCGCACCGTGGCCCGCAAGCGCATCCTGCCCGCCTACGACGTGTTCGACGAGAGCCGGTACTTCGAGGCCGACCACGGGCGCCAGGCGCTGGTGGCGTACCGGGGCGAGCAGGTGGGCCTGTCGGTCTGCGAGGACCTGTGGGCCAACGCCGAGCTCGCCCCGGGTCCCATCCGCTACGCCTTCGACCCCATCGCGGATCTGGCGGAGCAGGGGGCCACCCTCATCCTCAACGCCTCCGCCAGCCCCGGCCACCTGGGCAGCTTCCTGCCCCCGGGCCGCACCGCCCCGTGGGCCGCGCCCTCCAAGCTGGCCCTGCGCAAGAGGCTCCTCCAGGGCCACGCCTCCCGGCACGGGCTCCCCATCGCCTACGCGAGCCGCGTGGGTTCGGAGAGCTGGCTCACCTTCGACGGCGGCTCGGGGCTCGTGCTGCCCGACGGCACCTGGCAGCGGGACGAGTTCTTCAAGGAGGGGGTGGTCATGACCGACACCTCCGTGCCCGGTTCGCCCTGGCCGGCCGAACCCAGCGAGGAGGCCTGGCTGCGCCGGGCCCTGGGCACCGGCCTGCGGGAGAACATGGACAAGCAGGGCCTGGAGGCGGCCGTGGTGGGCCTGTCGGGCGGCATCGACAGCTCCGTGGTGGCCGCGATGGCCGCCGGGAGCCTGGGCCCGGAGCGGGTGCTGGGCATCGCGCTGCCCACGTCCTACACCAGCCAGGAGAGCCTCTCCCTGGCCCGGGAGCAGGCCCGGGTGCTGGGCATCCCCTTCCTGGAGCTGGATGCCGGCCTGCCCTTCACGGGGGCCGCCAAGGCCCTGGAGGCCGCCTTCCCGGACCGCCAGTTCGGCCTCACCGACGAGAACTTCCAGAGCCGCTGCCGGGGCATGCTCCTCATGGGCGCCACCTCGGAACCCGCCGTGCACCGCCTCCTGGGCACCACCCGCGTCGCCGTGCTGAACACCGGCAACAAGAGCGAGGCCGCCACCGGCTACTTCACCCTCTACGGCGACGGCATCGGCGCCTTCGGCATCCTGGGGGACTGCCTCAAGGCGCGGGTCTTCGCGCTGGCCAGGGACCTGGGCGACGCCATCCCCGCGGGCATCCTGAACCGCAGGCCCACCGCCGAGCTCAGGCCGGACCAGACCGACGAGGCCAGCCTGATGCCCTACGCCCAACTGGACGCGATCCTGGGGATCCTGCTGGAGGCGAGGCGGGAGGAGGAGCTTGTCTTCGAGGACCTGGCCTGCGTGCTGGACGGACCGGCCCTGGACCAGGCCCGGGCGGCGCTTCCCCGGGTCTTCGCCCTGCTGCGGAATTCGGAATTCAAGCGGCGCCAGCTGCCCTTCAGCCTGAAGGTGAGCCCCTGGGCCTTCGGGAGGGGACGGCGAATCCCGCTGACGGCCAAATAG
- a CDS encoding tRNA pseudouridine(38-40) synthase TruA, with the protein MAYPYFLRCAYVGTGFSGFQIQSTLRSVQGDLWKALRTFEPGAPMPQGTGRTDAGVHARAQGVLVQLSKPWDPYRLLAAFNAHLAPDVRIMAVLPAPEGFFPRAHAVAKRYVYRLQEGPAADPFLHQRRWHVHGAQPLDRGAMAEACAHLEGVHDFSSFRHQECAALSPVKEIYAIRMEGRGPALDLVFEGNRFLMHMVRILAGTLMEVGKGRYRAQDVPAMLEARDRSRAGITAPPHGLYLEEVWYQRRWGILEPSPWPEEPPRD; encoded by the coding sequence ATGGCCTACCCTTATTTCCTCCGCTGTGCCTACGTGGGCACGGGCTTTTCCGGGTTCCAGATCCAGTCGACCCTGCGCAGCGTCCAGGGGGATCTGTGGAAGGCCCTGCGCACCTTCGAGCCCGGCGCCCCCATGCCCCAGGGCACGGGGCGCACCGACGCCGGGGTCCACGCCCGGGCCCAGGGCGTGCTGGTGCAGCTCTCGAAACCCTGGGACCCCTACCGGCTCCTGGCCGCATTCAACGCCCACCTGGCCCCGGACGTGCGGATCATGGCGGTCCTCCCCGCCCCCGAAGGGTTCTTCCCCCGGGCCCACGCCGTGGCCAAGCGCTACGTGTACCGCCTGCAGGAGGGTCCCGCCGCGGACCCGTTCCTGCACCAGCGGCGCTGGCACGTGCACGGCGCCCAGCCCCTGGACCGCGGCGCCATGGCCGAGGCCTGCGCGCACCTGGAGGGGGTCCACGACTTCTCCAGCTTCAGGCACCAGGAGTGCGCCGCCCTGTCCCCCGTCAAGGAGATCTACGCCATCCGCATGGAAGGGCGGGGGCCGGCCCTGGACCTCGTCTTCGAGGGGAACCGGTTCCTCATGCACATGGTGCGCATCCTGGCGGGGACCCTCATGGAGGTGGGCAAGGGCCGCTACCGGGCGCAGGACGTGCCCGCCATGCTGGAGGCCCGGGACCGCTCCAGGGCCGGCATCACCGCCCCCCCCCACGGCCTCTACCTTGAAGAAGTCTGGTACCAGAGGAGATGGGGCATCCTCGAGCCCTCCCCCTGGCCGGAGGAGCCGCCCCGGGACTGA
- a CDS encoding HU family DNA-binding protein: protein MNKAELISAVAEKADINKSKAAAALDTIIASVSAALRAGDKVTLVGFGTFSVATRGPRTGRNPRDGAKIKIAAKKVAKFKPGKKLADDVNGKGGKKKK, encoded by the coding sequence ATGAACAAGGCCGAACTGATCAGCGCCGTCGCTGAGAAGGCTGACATCAACAAGTCCAAGGCCGCCGCCGCCCTGGATACCATCATCGCCAGCGTCTCCGCCGCCCTGCGCGCCGGCGACAAGGTCACCCTCGTTGGCTTCGGCACCTTCTCCGTCGCCACCCGCGGACCCCGCACGGGCCGCAACCCCCGTGACGGCGCGAAGATCAAGATCGCCGCCAAGAAGGTCGCCAAGTTCAAGCCCGGCAAGAAGCTCGCTGACGACGTCAACGGCAAGGGCGGCAAGAAGAAGAAGTAG
- a CDS encoding flagellar basal body-associated FliL family protein, whose amino-acid sequence MKKMIIFGGIGLVVLLLLGGGGFFVWKSMSAKKVAAALPGDAAQHEGAAPKEGEAKGAAKEEEDDEEEAPAKGGEGEGASGPPVMTLNRLIVNLEGRKNAFLKCDIHILFRNHELGKLAASDKPSPENSIIRSMVLEAISGKTVEAASDMETRESIRQEIKEKLNAKFANKHSKEELDKAKKSGKKVKPPIKDVLIVDWALQQ is encoded by the coding sequence ATGAAGAAGATGATCATATTCGGCGGCATCGGACTGGTGGTCCTCCTGCTCCTGGGCGGGGGCGGGTTCTTCGTCTGGAAGAGCATGAGCGCCAAGAAGGTCGCCGCGGCCCTGCCCGGGGACGCCGCCCAGCACGAGGGGGCCGCGCCCAAGGAGGGCGAGGCCAAGGGCGCCGCCAAGGAGGAGGAGGACGACGAGGAGGAGGCTCCGGCCAAGGGCGGCGAGGGCGAAGGCGCCTCGGGCCCCCCGGTCATGACCCTCAACCGCCTCATCGTGAACCTCGAGGGACGCAAGAACGCCTTCCTCAAGTGCGACATCCACATCCTCTTCCGGAACCACGAACTGGGCAAGCTGGCCGCCAGCGACAAGCCCTCCCCGGAAAACAGCATCATCCGGTCCATGGTCCTGGAAGCCATCTCCGGCAAGACGGTGGAAGCCGCCTCCGACATGGAGACCCGGGAGTCCATCCGCCAGGAGATCAAGGAGAAGCTCAACGCCAAGTTCGCGAACAAGCACTCCAAGGAGGAGCTGGACAAGGCCAAGAAGTCCGGCAAGAAGGTCAAGCCCCCCATCAAGGACGTCCTGATCGTGGACTGGGCCCTCCAGCAATAG
- a CDS encoding FliM/FliN family flagellar motor switch protein, whose amino-acid sequence MAKRSDRLDTDRVLTFETVIGELMPFIDTRFRLEIQLGTATMTIRELLDLDVGSLVELKKSAGEPMEVLCKGRPVMRGEVTVLEDSLGLRIVEIIDPHRKV is encoded by the coding sequence ATGGCCAAGCGCAGCGACAGGCTCGACACCGACCGCGTCCTCACCTTCGAGACGGTGATCGGGGAGCTGATGCCGTTCATCGACACCCGGTTCCGGCTGGAGATCCAGCTGGGCACGGCCACCATGACCATCCGGGAACTCCTGGACCTGGACGTGGGCTCCCTGGTGGAGCTCAAGAAGAGCGCCGGCGAACCCATGGAGGTCCTGTGCAAGGGCCGCCCCGTCATGCGCGGCGAGGTCACGGTGCTGGAGGACTCGCTGGGCCTGCGGATCGTGGAGATCATCGACCCGCACCGGAAGGTCTAA